In Malania oleifera isolate guangnan ecotype guangnan chromosome 8, ASM2987363v1, whole genome shotgun sequence, a single window of DNA contains:
- the LOC131161418 gene encoding probable alkaline/neutral invertase B, with the protein MALMGIPKNGSVRSLEAMAAIFEIDDSDFSRLLDKPKPLNIERNRSFEEKSFSDLSINLSPRPFYRNSENSSRIFDHLENTYSPCRRSSFNTPTSQSFEPHPMVSDAWDALRRSLVYFRGQPVGTIAALDQSGEELNYDQVFVRDFVPSALAFLMNGEPEIVKNFLLKTLRLQSWEKKVDNFKLGEGVMPASFKVLHDPVKNFETIVADFGECAIGRVAPIDSGFWWIILLRAYTKSTGDTSLAEMPECQKGMRLILSLCLSEGFDTFPTLLCADGCCMIDRRMGVYGYPIEIQALFFMALRCALFLLKQDNEGKEFVERIVKRLHALSFHMRNYFWLDLKQLNDIYRYKTEEYSHTAVNKFNVMPDSLPDWVFDFMPTRGGYFIGNVSPARMDFRWFCLGNCIAILSSMATPEQSSAIMDLIEERWEELVGEMPLKICYPAIESHEWRIVTGCDPKNTRWSYHNGGSWPVLLWLLTAACVKTGRPQIARRALDLAESRLLKDSWPEYYDGKLGRFTGKQSRKFQTWSIAGYLVAKMMLEDPSHLGMVALEEDKQKNILMKRSVSWNC; encoded by the exons ATGGCTCTGATGGGCATACCGAAAAATGGTAGTGTAAGGAGTCTCGAGGCCATGGCTGCAATTTTTGAAATCGATGATTCTGATTTTTCTAGGTTGTTGGACAAACCCAAACCTCTCAATATAGAGAGGAATAGATCATTTGAGGAGAAGTCCTTCAGTGATTTGTCCATTAATTTATCGCCGCGGCCTTTCTACCGAAACTCCGAGAACTCTTCCCGCATTTTCGACCATCTAGAAAACACGTATTCTCCCTGTAGAAGGTCTTCTTTTAACACGCCCACATCCCAAAGCTTTGAGCCACATCCCATGGTGAGCGATGCTTGGGATGCGTTGAGGCGTTCCTTGGTTTATTTCCGTGGGCAACCTGTTGGAACTATTGCAGCCTTGGACCAATCTGGGGAGGAACTAAACTATGATCAG GTTTTTGTGAGAGATTTTGTACCGAGTGCCTTGGCGTTTTTGATGAATGGGGAGCCTGAGATAGTGAAGAATTTCTTATTGAAAACTCTTCGCCTCCAATCATGGGAGAAGAAGGTGGATAATTTCAAACTAGGAGAGGGAGTTATGCCTGCAAGTTTTAAAGTTCTTCATGATCCCGTGAAGAACTTTGAGACTATAGTCGCTGATTTTGGCGAGTGTGCAATAGGACGAGTGGCACCTATCGATTCTGGATTTTGGTGGATCATATTGCTTCGTGCATACACGAAGTCCACAGGGGACACTTCCCTGGCTGAGATGCCTGAATGCCAGAAGGGTATGCGCCTTATTCTTAGCTTATGTCTTTCGGAAGGCTTTGATACATTCCCAACACTACTCTGTGCTGATGGATGCTGTATGATCGACCGTAGAATG GGTGTGTACGGGTATCCTATTGAGATACAAGCACTCTTCTTCATGGCTTTAAGATGTGCACTGTTCTTGCTCAAACAAGACAATGAGGGCAAGGAATTTGTGGAGCGAATAGTTAAACGtctccatgctttaagcttccaTATGAGAAACTATTTTTGGTTGGATCTGAAACAGCTTAATGACATATACCGGTACAAAACGGAGGAGTACTCTCACACTGCAGTTAATAAGTTCAATGTTATGCCCGATTCCCTTCCTGATTGGGTTTTTGATTTCATGCCAACCCGTGGAGGATACTTCATTGGCAATGTGAGTCCTGCAAGAATGGATTTCCGCTGGTTTTGTTTGGGAAATTGCATTGCCATTTTGTCATCTATGGCAACTCCGGAGCAATCGTCAGCCATAATGGATCTCATTGAAGAGCGGTGGGAAGAGCTGGTGGGAGAAATGCCTCTTAAGATTTGTTATCCAGCCATAGAGAGTCATGAATGGAGGATTGTAACTGGTTGTGACCCAAAAAATACGAGGTGGAGTTATCACAATGGGGGTTCTTGGCCAG TGCTTCTCTGGCTGCTCACTGCGGCATGTGTTAAAACCGGACGGCCACAGATCGCAAGACGGGCTCTCGACCTTGCAGAATCCCGTTTATTGAAGGACAGCTGGCCGGAATATTATGATGGGAAGCTCGGCCGGTTTACTGGGAAGCAGTCTCGGAAGTTCCAGACATGGTCCATTGCTGGGTACTTGGTGGCCAAGATGATGCTGGAAGACCCTTCTCATTTAGGCATGGTAGCTCTGGAAGAAGACAAGCAAAAGAATATCCTAATGAAGAGATCGGTCTCGTGGAATTGTTGA